A window of Apodemus sylvaticus chromosome 9, mApoSyl1.1, whole genome shotgun sequence contains these coding sequences:
- the LOC127692663 gene encoding inactive serine protease 39-like, translating to MWGARAQQSGPDRDGACLLAALLLCFSLLHAQDYTPSQTPPPTSNTSPKSTGPIHKELCGKTKFQGKIYGGQIAKDERWPWQASLIFRGRHVCGAVLIDKNWVASAANCFQRSLKPSDYRILLGYNKLSKPSDYSRQMTVNKIFMPDAYDEMNSMQKNIVLIQLHLPVIYSSHIFPACVPDNTTKVSLESPCWISGWGMLSEEKFLQEPFPLLDAEVFLMEDQECEIFFQTPEISIIEYEVIKDDMICAGDITNEKSFCRGDSGGPLVCLLDGYWYVVGLASWSGACLEPILSPNIFTKVSYYADWIKRTKKETPDVDPSLAPLEEMASSLTGWRNYSAGTSLEPRICTTLLSSQALLLQSIWLKIL from the exons ATGTGGGGCGCCAGGGCCCAGCAATCAGGTCCGGACAGGGATGGAGCCTGCCTGCTGGCTGCTCTCTTACTCTGTTTCAGCCTCTTACATGCTCAGGACTACACGCCCTCGCAAACACCTCCACCCACGTCCAACACCTCGCCCAAATCAACAGGCCCAATCCACAAGGAAT TATGTGGCAAAACCAAATTCCAAGGGAAGATCTATGGTGGACAGATTGCAAAGGATGAACGGTGGCCGTGGCAGGCCAGTCTGATCTTTCGAGGCAGACACGTCTGTGGAGCGGTCCTCATCGACAAAAACTGGGTAGCCAGCGCTGCCAACTGCTTCCAAAG GTCTCTCAAACCATCTGACTACCGGATCCTGCTGGGGTACAACAAGCTGAGTAAACCCTCCGACTACAGCCGGCAGATGACAGTGAATAAGATCTTCATGCCGGACGCCTATGACGAGATGAACAGTATGCAGAAAAACATTGTCCTGATCCAGCTGCACCTCCCTGTGATCTACAGCTCCCACATTTTCCCAGCCTGTGTCCCCGACAACACCACCAAGGTGTCCCTTGAGAGTCCCTGCTGGATAAGTGGCTGGGGAATGCTCTCAGAGGAGA AGTTCCTGCAAGAGCCTTTCCCTCTGCTCGATGCAGAGGTCTTCCTTATGGAAGATCAGGAATGCGAGATCTTTTTCCAGACACCAGAAATCAGCATCATTGAATATGAAGTTATAAAAGATGATATGATATGTGCTGGGGACATCACCAATGAGAAATCCTTCTGCCGC GGAGACTCCGGGGGTCCCCTTGTCTGCTTACTGGACGGCTATTGGTACGTGGTGGGGCTGGCCAGCTGGAGTGGAGCGTGTCTGGAGCCGATTCTCAGTCCTAACATCTTCACCAAGGTCTCCTACTATGCTGACTGGATCaagaggacaaagaaagaaacgCCTGACGTGGACCCCTCCTTAGCACCCCTTGAGGAAATGGCCTCATCCCTGACAGGCTGGAGGAATTACAGTGCGGGCACTAGCCTGGAACCCAGGATCTGCACAACCCTGCTATCTTCTCAGGCGCTCCTCCTGCAATCCATTTGGCTCAAGATTCTGTGA